A single region of the Montipora capricornis isolate CH-2021 chromosome 13, ASM3666992v2, whole genome shotgun sequence genome encodes:
- the LOC138030288 gene encoding uncharacterized protein isoform X2: protein MKFLVLDYAFNRTIVRKAYINKMNPRFWFSAVFLMTRIGLISAANQVCNNENSVAGTFLKGHTFKTLWVKCPLECAIICDQDIRCQSLNFIFGGNICELNNRTKEARPEDFLPDSTRFYMKRAFNRVPLGSIQELPAESCAEIKASEGYKVADSKHWIYSDENGGQAIQATCQEEWQKINENPVRFGARSNQYGAFHMTKTGDVKAMKLVHRSGSIKCNSNDVASYWSCTNLNYYASNTFMTIITNANKKALLPTEQDLKMFNSGNHPCNQKKHFYVLEEIKQGSSELVLSSHSSPLRLLKNQELQIWYGQDWVKCGEGDNTGTTFVDVFAWYM from the exons ATGAAGTTTCTGGTTCTGGATTACGCTTTCAACAG GACAATAGTTCGCAAAGCCTACATCAACAAGATGAACCCGCGATTTTGGTTCTCAGCTGTTTTTCTGATGACAAGGATTGGTCTTATTAGTGCAGCTAACCAAGTTTGTAACAACGAAAACTCTGTTGCTGGCACGTTTCTTAAAGGCCACACTTTTAAAACATTGTGGGTTAAATGTCCATTGGAATGTGCCATCATATGTGACCAGGATATCAGATGCCAAAGCTTAAATTTCATCTTTGGCGGCAACATTTGCGAGCTGAACAACAGAACGAAAGAAGCCAGGCCTGAAGACTTTTTACCCGATTCAACGCGATTCTACATGAAGCGAGCATTCAACAGAG TGCCACTGGGCTCAATTCAAGAGCTTCCTGCTGAATCGTGTGCTGAAATCAAAGCGAGTGAAGGATACAAAGTGGCTGACAGCAAGCACTGGATATACTCAGATGAAAATGGTGGTCAGGCGATCCAGGCTACTTGTCAAG aGGAGTGGCAAAAAATCAACGAAAATCCGGTTCGCTTTGGAGCTCGAAGTAATCAATACGGTGCCTTCCACATGACTAAAACTGGGGATGTAAAGGCCATGAAGCTCGTGCACAGAAGTGGATCCATCAAATGCAACAGCAATGACGTTGCTTCCTACTGGAGCTGTACCAACTTAAACTACTATGCAAGCAACACATTTATGACGATCATCACAAATGCCAACAAAAAAGCCCTTCTGCCAACAGAgcaagatttgaaaatgttcaaTTCCGGAAATCATCCCTGCAACCAAAAAAAGCACTTCTACGTTCTCGAAGAAATTAAGCAAGGATCATCAGAGCTTGTTCTAAGCAGCCATTCCAGTCCGTTACGTTTATTGAAGAACCAGGAATTGCAGATATGGTATGGACAGGACTGGGTGAAGTGTGGTGAGGGGGACAACACTGGCACTACTTTTGTTGATGTATTTGCCTGgtacatgtga
- the LOC138030287 gene encoding uncharacterized protein isoform X3: MRTIVRKVYINKMNPRFWFSAVFLMTRIGLISAANQVCNNENSVAGTFLKGHTFKTLCVKCPLECAIICDQDIRCQSLNFIFGGNICELNNRTKEARPEDFLPDSTRFYMKRAFNRVQLGSIQELPAESCAEIKASEGNKVADSKHWIYSDENAGQAIQATCQEVWQKINEDPVCFGARDDQYGAFHMTKTGNVTAMKLLHRSGSIKCNSVDDASYWSCTNLHYYANNTFMTIITNANKKALLPTEKDMETTSSCNQKKHFYVLEGINQRSSELVLSSHSSPLRLLKNQELQIWYGQDWINCSEYDSSGKADNNGTTCVDVFAWYM; the protein is encoded by the exons GACAATAGTTCGCAAAGTCTACATCAACAAGATGAACCCGCGATTTTGGTTCTCAGCTGTTTTTCTGATGACAAGGATTGGTCTTATTAGTGCAGCTAACCAAGTTTGTAACAACGAAAACTCTGTTGCTGGCACGTTTCTTAAAGGCCACACTTTTAAAACATTGTGTGTTAAATGTCCATTGGAGTGTGCCATCATATGTGACCAGGATATCAGATGCCAAAGCTTAAATTTCATCTTTGGCGGCAACATTTGCGAGCTGAACAACAGAACGAAAGAAGCCAGGCCTGAAGACTTTTTACCCGATTCAACGCGATTCTACATGAAGCGAGCATTCAACAGAG TGCAATTGGGCTCAATTCAAGAACTTCCCGCTGAATCGTGCGCTGAAATCAAAGCGAGTGAAGGAAACAAAGTTGCTGACAGCAAGCACTGGATATATTCAGATGAAAATGCTGGTCAGGCGATCCAGGCTACCTGTCAAG AAGTGTGGCAAAAAATCAACGAAGATCCGGTTTGCTTTGGAGCTCGAGATGATCAATACGGTGCCTTCCACATGACTAAAACTGGAAATGTAACGGCCATGAAGCTCCTGCACAGAAGCGGATCCATCAAATGTAACAGCGTTGACGATGCTTCCTACTGGAGCTGTACCAACTTACACTACTATGCAAACAACACGTTTATGACGATCATCACAAATGCCAACAAAAAAGCCCTTCTGCCAACAGAGAAAGATATGGAAACGACGAGTTCCTGCAACCAGAAAAAGCACTTTTACGTTCTCGAAGGAATTAATCAAAGATCATCAGAGCTTGTTCTAAGCAGCCATTCCAGTCCATTACGTTTGTTGAAGAACCAGGAATTGCAGATATGGTATGGACAGGACTGGATAAATTGTTCGGAATATGACAGCAGTGGCAAGGCAGACAACAATGGCACTACTTGTGTTGATGTATTTGCCTGgtacatgtga
- the LOC138030288 gene encoding uncharacterized protein isoform X1, with protein MEAVNNVDVGEFGAGSLPGIQAHAQTLRTIVRKAYINKMNPRFWFSAVFLMTRIGLISAANQVCNNENSVAGTFLKGHTFKTLWVKCPLECAIICDQDIRCQSLNFIFGGNICELNNRTKEARPEDFLPDSTRFYMKRAFNRVPLGSIQELPAESCAEIKASEGYKVADSKHWIYSDENGGQAIQATCQEEWQKINENPVRFGARSNQYGAFHMTKTGDVKAMKLVHRSGSIKCNSNDVASYWSCTNLNYYASNTFMTIITNANKKALLPTEQDLKMFNSGNHPCNQKKHFYVLEEIKQGSSELVLSSHSSPLRLLKNQELQIWYGQDWVKCGEGDNTGTTFVDVFAWYM; from the exons atggaggcagtaaacaatgttgacgtcggggaattcggtgctggaagccttcccggtatacaggctcacgctcaaacgttgag GACAATAGTTCGCAAAGCCTACATCAACAAGATGAACCCGCGATTTTGGTTCTCAGCTGTTTTTCTGATGACAAGGATTGGTCTTATTAGTGCAGCTAACCAAGTTTGTAACAACGAAAACTCTGTTGCTGGCACGTTTCTTAAAGGCCACACTTTTAAAACATTGTGGGTTAAATGTCCATTGGAATGTGCCATCATATGTGACCAGGATATCAGATGCCAAAGCTTAAATTTCATCTTTGGCGGCAACATTTGCGAGCTGAACAACAGAACGAAAGAAGCCAGGCCTGAAGACTTTTTACCCGATTCAACGCGATTCTACATGAAGCGAGCATTCAACAGAG TGCCACTGGGCTCAATTCAAGAGCTTCCTGCTGAATCGTGTGCTGAAATCAAAGCGAGTGAAGGATACAAAGTGGCTGACAGCAAGCACTGGATATACTCAGATGAAAATGGTGGTCAGGCGATCCAGGCTACTTGTCAAG aGGAGTGGCAAAAAATCAACGAAAATCCGGTTCGCTTTGGAGCTCGAAGTAATCAATACGGTGCCTTCCACATGACTAAAACTGGGGATGTAAAGGCCATGAAGCTCGTGCACAGAAGTGGATCCATCAAATGCAACAGCAATGACGTTGCTTCCTACTGGAGCTGTACCAACTTAAACTACTATGCAAGCAACACATTTATGACGATCATCACAAATGCCAACAAAAAAGCCCTTCTGCCAACAGAgcaagatttgaaaatgttcaaTTCCGGAAATCATCCCTGCAACCAAAAAAAGCACTTCTACGTTCTCGAAGAAATTAAGCAAGGATCATCAGAGCTTGTTCTAAGCAGCCATTCCAGTCCGTTACGTTTATTGAAGAACCAGGAATTGCAGATATGGTATGGACAGGACTGGGTGAAGTGTGGTGAGGGGGACAACACTGGCACTACTTTTGTTGATGTATTTGCCTGgtacatgtga
- the LOC138029542 gene encoding uncharacterized protein: MKCPFAAYFQLQGKGPLHNSASEDTDKCSVCSKTLASNHRAICCDSCDSWCHIKCGNVKPSLYKQLQALVNFDWSCPTCLHGNLNINNNTTTSTRSNAPSAVTGDRHKVKCMVANARSLKNKILVFQTSVYAGDFDIVAITETWLNDSILDHVLLPTGYTIYRKDRDGRMGGGVLLAIRNNIKTFRRYDLETKCELLWNEIHTIHGQKILIGVYYRPPNTNIEYLQLMDDSLIKVRSLCNFDKIFLLGDFNLPNFDWVNQIPLSTEAIYIKAYEMLNDSFLTQVNGYPTRNGNILDLVLSSTPDLITDLRVQEDLMDSDHSCVIFNININLKSSHALPKVVLNFKKANLEELKRTLNYVPWHVAMLDDDLDLNIMKWEDLFWAAVKEFVPTKRIKDKQTPPWIDAEVKALCRKKDRASYKASKSKSQVHIDHFKSLRREVKKLIRLKYQSYLKKLADDVEKEPKKFWNFYSSKTKSRKLPSSIKRDIFDSSPVTSSLDKANLFNNYFQSVFNKDTNEPPPPGSHSTVNVHKHLSHITIDSSEIKSILANLNPRGS, from the exons ATGAAGTGTCCCTTTGCTGCCTATTTTCAACTACAAGGGAAGG GGCCTCTCCACAATTCTGCGAGCGAAGACACAGACAAATGTTCAGTTTGTTCTAAAACCTTAGCTTCAAACCATCGAGCGATATGTTGCGATTCCTGTGACTCTTGGTGTCATATTAAATGTGGAAACGTAAAACCTAGCCTCTACAAGCAGCTTCAGGCACTCGTAAACTTTGATTGGAGCTGCCCTACCTGTTTACATGGAAACCTGAACATAAATAACAACACTACTACTTCTACAAGATCTAACGCTCCTTCAGCAGTAACGGGAGATAGGCACAAAGTGAAATGTATGGTTGCAAATGCCCGTTCTTTAAAAAACAAGATACTTGTTTTTCAAACTTCTGTTTACGCTGGAGATTTCGACATTGTGGCCATTACTGAGACCTGGTTGAACGACTCAATACTGGATCACGTATTACTCCCTACTGGTTATACAATCTACAGAAAAGACAGAGATGGTCGTATGGGAGGAGGTGTCTTGCTGGCTATTAGAAATAACATCAAAACTTTCAGAAGGTACGACCTTGAAACTAAATGCGAATTACTCTGGAACGAAATACATACCATCCATGGTCAAAAGATACTTATTGGAGTTTATTATCGTCCTCCTAATACAAACATAGAATACCTCCAACTTATGGATGATTCATTAATCAAAGTTCGAAGCTTGTGCAACTTTGACAAGATATTTCTACTTGGTGACTTTAATTTACCTAACTTTGACTGGGTCAATCAAATTCCACTCTCAACCGAAGCCATCTATATCAAAGCGTACGAAATGTTAAATGACTCGTTTCTCACGCAAGTTAACGGTTATCCAACGAGAAATGGAAATATCCTGGATCTAGTCTTGAGTTCCACACCTGATTTAATCACTGACCTTCGAGTCCAGGAAGACCTAATGGATTCTGATCACTCTTGTGTAATCTTCAATATTAACATCAACTTGAAATCCTCCCATGCTTTGCCAAAAGTAGTCCTCAACTTCAAAAAAGCTAACTTAGAAGAACTTAAACGAACGCTAAATTATGTTCCTTGGCATGTTGCAATGCTGGATGACGATCTGGATTTAAATATAATGAAATGGGAAGATCTTTTTTGGGCGGCTGTTAAAGAATTTGTTCCAACAAAGAGGATTAAAGATAAGCAAACACCTCCCTGGATTGACGCAGAGGTCAAGGCACTATGCAGGAAGAAGGACCGAGCTAGCTATAAGGCCTCGAAATCAAAAAGTCAGGTCCATATTGACCACTTCAAATCGCTAAGGAGAGAGGTAAAGAAGTTAATTCGTTTGAAATATCAATCATACCTCAAGAAGTTAGCTGACGATGTCGAAAAAGAACCCAAGAAATTCTGGAACTTTTACAGCTCCAAAACCAAATCCCGAAAACTTCCATCATCCATCAAAAGGGATATCTTTGATTCATCTCCAGTTACAAGTTCCTTGGATAAAGCCAACTTGTTCAACAATTATTTTCAGTCAGTCTTTAACAAAGACACCAATGAACCTCCACCACCAGGTTCTCACTCTACTGTCAATGTGCATAAGCATCTCTCTCATATAACCATTGACAGCTCTGAAATTAAGTCCATCCTAGCAAACTTGAATCCGCGAGGCTCTTGA
- the LOC138030287 gene encoding uncharacterized protein isoform X1 produces MEAVNNVDVGEFGAGSLPGIQGDAQTLRTIVRKVYINKMNPRFWFSAVFLMTRIGLISAANQVCNNENSVAGTFLKGHTFKTLCVKCPLECAIICDQDIRCQSLNFIFGGNICELNNRTKEARPEDFLPDSTRFYMKRAFNRVQLGSIQELPAESCAEIKASEGNKVADSKHWIYSDENAGQAIQATCQEVWQKINEDPVCFGARDDQYGAFHMTKTGNVTAMKLLHRSGSIKCNSVDDASYWSCTNLHYYANNTFMTIITNANKKALLPTEKDMETTSSCNQKKHFYVLEGINQRSSELVLSSHSSPLRLLKNQELQIWYGQDWINCSEYDSSGKADNNGTTCVDVFAWYM; encoded by the exons GACAATAGTTCGCAAAGTCTACATCAACAAGATGAACCCGCGATTTTGGTTCTCAGCTGTTTTTCTGATGACAAGGATTGGTCTTATTAGTGCAGCTAACCAAGTTTGTAACAACGAAAACTCTGTTGCTGGCACGTTTCTTAAAGGCCACACTTTTAAAACATTGTGTGTTAAATGTCCATTGGAGTGTGCCATCATATGTGACCAGGATATCAGATGCCAAAGCTTAAATTTCATCTTTGGCGGCAACATTTGCGAGCTGAACAACAGAACGAAAGAAGCCAGGCCTGAAGACTTTTTACCCGATTCAACGCGATTCTACATGAAGCGAGCATTCAACAGAG TGCAATTGGGCTCAATTCAAGAACTTCCCGCTGAATCGTGCGCTGAAATCAAAGCGAGTGAAGGAAACAAAGTTGCTGACAGCAAGCACTGGATATATTCAGATGAAAATGCTGGTCAGGCGATCCAGGCTACCTGTCAAG AAGTGTGGCAAAAAATCAACGAAGATCCGGTTTGCTTTGGAGCTCGAGATGATCAATACGGTGCCTTCCACATGACTAAAACTGGAAATGTAACGGCCATGAAGCTCCTGCACAGAAGCGGATCCATCAAATGTAACAGCGTTGACGATGCTTCCTACTGGAGCTGTACCAACTTACACTACTATGCAAACAACACGTTTATGACGATCATCACAAATGCCAACAAAAAAGCCCTTCTGCCAACAGAGAAAGATATGGAAACGACGAGTTCCTGCAACCAGAAAAAGCACTTTTACGTTCTCGAAGGAATTAATCAAAGATCATCAGAGCTTGTTCTAAGCAGCCATTCCAGTCCATTACGTTTGTTGAAGAACCAGGAATTGCAGATATGGTATGGACAGGACTGGATAAATTGTTCGGAATATGACAGCAGTGGCAAGGCAGACAACAATGGCACTACTTGTGTTGATGTATTTGCCTGgtacatgtga
- the LOC138030287 gene encoding uncharacterized protein isoform X2, with product MEFLVLEYAFNRTIVRKVYINKMNPRFWFSAVFLMTRIGLISAANQVCNNENSVAGTFLKGHTFKTLCVKCPLECAIICDQDIRCQSLNFIFGGNICELNNRTKEARPEDFLPDSTRFYMKRAFNRVQLGSIQELPAESCAEIKASEGNKVADSKHWIYSDENAGQAIQATCQEVWQKINEDPVCFGARDDQYGAFHMTKTGNVTAMKLLHRSGSIKCNSVDDASYWSCTNLHYYANNTFMTIITNANKKALLPTEKDMETTSSCNQKKHFYVLEGINQRSSELVLSSHSSPLRLLKNQELQIWYGQDWINCSEYDSSGKADNNGTTCVDVFAWYM from the exons ATGGAGTTTCTGGTTCTGGAATACGCTTTCAACAG GACAATAGTTCGCAAAGTCTACATCAACAAGATGAACCCGCGATTTTGGTTCTCAGCTGTTTTTCTGATGACAAGGATTGGTCTTATTAGTGCAGCTAACCAAGTTTGTAACAACGAAAACTCTGTTGCTGGCACGTTTCTTAAAGGCCACACTTTTAAAACATTGTGTGTTAAATGTCCATTGGAGTGTGCCATCATATGTGACCAGGATATCAGATGCCAAAGCTTAAATTTCATCTTTGGCGGCAACATTTGCGAGCTGAACAACAGAACGAAAGAAGCCAGGCCTGAAGACTTTTTACCCGATTCAACGCGATTCTACATGAAGCGAGCATTCAACAGAG TGCAATTGGGCTCAATTCAAGAACTTCCCGCTGAATCGTGCGCTGAAATCAAAGCGAGTGAAGGAAACAAAGTTGCTGACAGCAAGCACTGGATATATTCAGATGAAAATGCTGGTCAGGCGATCCAGGCTACCTGTCAAG AAGTGTGGCAAAAAATCAACGAAGATCCGGTTTGCTTTGGAGCTCGAGATGATCAATACGGTGCCTTCCACATGACTAAAACTGGAAATGTAACGGCCATGAAGCTCCTGCACAGAAGCGGATCCATCAAATGTAACAGCGTTGACGATGCTTCCTACTGGAGCTGTACCAACTTACACTACTATGCAAACAACACGTTTATGACGATCATCACAAATGCCAACAAAAAAGCCCTTCTGCCAACAGAGAAAGATATGGAAACGACGAGTTCCTGCAACCAGAAAAAGCACTTTTACGTTCTCGAAGGAATTAATCAAAGATCATCAGAGCTTGTTCTAAGCAGCCATTCCAGTCCATTACGTTTGTTGAAGAACCAGGAATTGCAGATATGGTATGGACAGGACTGGATAAATTGTTCGGAATATGACAGCAGTGGCAAGGCAGACAACAATGGCACTACTTGTGTTGATGTATTTGCCTGgtacatgtga
- the LOC138030287 gene encoding uncharacterized protein isoform X4 gives MNPRFWFSAVFLMTRIGLISAANQVCNNENSVAGTFLKGHTFKTLCVKCPLECAIICDQDIRCQSLNFIFGGNICELNNRTKEARPEDFLPDSTRFYMKRAFNRVQLGSIQELPAESCAEIKASEGNKVADSKHWIYSDENAGQAIQATCQEVWQKINEDPVCFGARDDQYGAFHMTKTGNVTAMKLLHRSGSIKCNSVDDASYWSCTNLHYYANNTFMTIITNANKKALLPTEKDMETTSSCNQKKHFYVLEGINQRSSELVLSSHSSPLRLLKNQELQIWYGQDWINCSEYDSSGKADNNGTTCVDVFAWYM, from the exons ATGAACCCGCGATTTTGGTTCTCAGCTGTTTTTCTGATGACAAGGATTGGTCTTATTAGTGCAGCTAACCAAGTTTGTAACAACGAAAACTCTGTTGCTGGCACGTTTCTTAAAGGCCACACTTTTAAAACATTGTGTGTTAAATGTCCATTGGAGTGTGCCATCATATGTGACCAGGATATCAGATGCCAAAGCTTAAATTTCATCTTTGGCGGCAACATTTGCGAGCTGAACAACAGAACGAAAGAAGCCAGGCCTGAAGACTTTTTACCCGATTCAACGCGATTCTACATGAAGCGAGCATTCAACAGAG TGCAATTGGGCTCAATTCAAGAACTTCCCGCTGAATCGTGCGCTGAAATCAAAGCGAGTGAAGGAAACAAAGTTGCTGACAGCAAGCACTGGATATATTCAGATGAAAATGCTGGTCAGGCGATCCAGGCTACCTGTCAAG AAGTGTGGCAAAAAATCAACGAAGATCCGGTTTGCTTTGGAGCTCGAGATGATCAATACGGTGCCTTCCACATGACTAAAACTGGAAATGTAACGGCCATGAAGCTCCTGCACAGAAGCGGATCCATCAAATGTAACAGCGTTGACGATGCTTCCTACTGGAGCTGTACCAACTTACACTACTATGCAAACAACACGTTTATGACGATCATCACAAATGCCAACAAAAAAGCCCTTCTGCCAACAGAGAAAGATATGGAAACGACGAGTTCCTGCAACCAGAAAAAGCACTTTTACGTTCTCGAAGGAATTAATCAAAGATCATCAGAGCTTGTTCTAAGCAGCCATTCCAGTCCATTACGTTTGTTGAAGAACCAGGAATTGCAGATATGGTATGGACAGGACTGGATAAATTGTTCGGAATATGACAGCAGTGGCAAGGCAGACAACAATGGCACTACTTGTGTTGATGTATTTGCCTGgtacatgtga